The genomic region TGCTGTCCATCCCGGTCTTCCTCTTCCTCGTGATTCCGACGGCGATTGTGGTGCCGGTGGCGCTCAACGACAGCCGCTACATCACGTTCCCGCCGGAGGGGATTTCCTTCGCTGCGGTGGCAGGATTCTTCGCGGACGCGGCATGGACCTCGGCACTGACGGCCAGCCTCCAGTCCGCGGGGATCGCCGTCGTGATCGGTGTGCTGCTGGGCGCCACCGCCGCGATCGGGCTGCACGGGCGGAAGTTCCCGGGCCAGTCCGCCGTGGTGGGCCTGATCCTGGCGCCGATGATCGTGCCGACCGTGGTGCTGGCGCTGGCGTTCTACCAGTTCTTCATCTCCGTCGGCATGGTGGGCAGCATCATTCCCATCGGCCTGGCGCACGCCGTGATTGCAACTCCGTACGTCTACCTGACCACGCGGGCCAGCCTCGCCGGGCTCAATCCCGCGCTGGTCCGGTCGGCGCAGAGCCTCGGGGCAGGCGCCCTCTCGGTTCTCCGCCACGTGTATCTGCCTGTCATCCTGCCGGGACTGATCTCGGGGGCACTTTTCGCGTTCTCCGTGTCCATTGACGAGACCGTGATGTCGCTGTTCATGCAGTCCCCGGGGGCCACCACCTTGCCGGTGAAAATGTTCACGGACATCCAGTTCAACCTAACCCCGAAGATCGCCGTGTCGTCCGCCCTGCTGGTCAGCGTGGCCACCATCGGTCTTCTTCTCCAGGTCATGTTTGTCCTCAAGCGCCGCTCTTCAGCCCGGATGCTGCCCCTGGCCGTGTCAACACAAACGTAAGGAAAGTCGATGACCGCATCAGTAATATCCGCCGGTGCTATTCCGCAGTCCGGACGTGCCGCGCAGGGAGCCATTGAGCTCCGCCGGGTCAGCAAGAGCTACGGCGACGTGGTTGCCGTGGACGAGCTGGACCTGACCGTTCAGCCCGGCGAGTTCGTCACTCTGCTGGGTCCCAGCGGCTCCGGCAAGACCACAACGATGATGATGGTGGCCGGGTTTGAAGGGCATACCGCCGGCTCAGTCCTGATCGACGGCAGGCCGGTGGACACGCTGCCGCCGCGGGACCGGAATCTCGGCGTCGTGTTCCAGAACTACGCCCTGTTCCCGCACATGAGCGCCCTTGAAAACGTGGAATTCGCTCTGCGGATGAGGAAGGTTCCGAGCGCG from Arthrobacter sp. NicSoilB8 harbors:
- a CDS encoding ABC transporter permease → MKTTNPQHRLLVLLSIPVFLFLVIPTAIVVPVALNDSRYITFPPEGISFAAVAGFFADAAWTSALTASLQSAGIAVVIGVLLGATAAIGLHGRKFPGQSAVVGLILAPMIVPTVVLALAFYQFFISVGMVGSIIPIGLAHAVIATPYVYLTTRASLAGLNPALVRSAQSLGAGALSVLRHVYLPVILPGLISGALFAFSVSIDETVMSLFMQSPGATTLPVKMFTDIQFNLTPKIAVSSALLVSVATIGLLLQVMFVLKRRSSARMLPLAVSTQT